Within Anopheles nili chromosome 3, idAnoNiliSN_F5_01, whole genome shotgun sequence, the genomic segment TGTGTATGATTTTatattcattcgtttttttttcattttgtctCGTCAATTAAACTTGCAGTCGTTCACGTGATCGTGAACGAGATCGGGAGcgtgaacgagaacgagatcgAGACGGTGAAAGTCGCTCAAAGAAACATCGTTCTCGATCACCGGGCCGTACTCGGGACAAGGAACGTCGCCGAAGCAAAGAACGTAGCAAGTCTCGTTCTCCGTTGCGCTTCGATCGTTTGAAAGATCGTTCGAAGGAGAAGGAACGGGTAAAAAGCGATCAACACCGTAGCAGTGGAATGGAGAAAAGGCGCTCAAAAGAACGAGATCATCGTCGACGTTCTCGTGAACGTGATTATCGTCGACGAAGCCGTTCAAGGGAGCCCGGACGAAGACGTCGTTCTATGTCTCCGAAGCCGTATCGTGGTCGAGGACGTGGTGGATCGGGAGGTTACTACCGAGATCGTTCACCACCGGAAGAAATGTCCCAGGAAGATCGAGACGCACGCACAGTATTTTGCATGCAACTTTCTCAGCGCATACACGCACGGGATCTAGAAGAGTTCTTTTCCAGCGTGGGCAAAGTTCGAGATGTGCGTTTAATAACATGCAACAAAACTAAACGATTCAAAGGTATAGCGTACATTGAATTCAAGGATCCCGAATCGGTCTCTTTGGCTCTCGGGTTATCCGGACAGAAGCTACTCGGGATTCCGATTAGTGTACAGCATACACAAGCCGAAAAGAACCGAATGGCTAGTCAACCACCGGCTGCGCCACCGAAAAATCCATCCGGGCCGATGCGACTGTACGTTGGCTCGTTGCACTTCAACATAACAGAGGATATGTTGAACGGTATCTTCGAACCCTTCGGCAAAATCGATAACATTCAGCTGATCATGGACGCAGATACCGGTCGCTCCAAAGGATACGGATTTATCACAGTAAGTGTATAAGGGATTTTTTAGCAATCATATTGTTGTCTtaagttttcaatttattcacaAACTACTTTTCTGATAATTACTGGATTTGCATGGTCTCTGCATATTTCTTGACTTGATTGTGATCAATTGTTTGCAATCGAGGGGTAAAAATGTGCTATATCAATATAAGATGTTACAACTTTTTGGTAGCTTCCTAATCGTTTATGGGAATTGCTATCGTTTGTTATGCAATATCCTACAACAGTTTGTATTACTAGAATAACAGAAAAATGTGCTCTTCGTTGTTTCTGCATATTTCTTGACTTGATTGTGATAAATTGTTTGCAATCGAGGGGTAAAAACATGCTATATCAAAATTCATCTTCTGACGAAGATCGGTGTTGCTAATATTTGATATCTTCCTAAATATTCTTGGGGTTGTTATCGTATGCTACGCAATATCGCACAGCATTGATTATTTATGTCTTACCTATTCcattattttaaaacgattTAATATgtagttttaaatttaatttggcTTAAACTTAATTATTtactggattttttttatctattccTAGTTTCATAATGCTGATGATGCTAAAAAAGCCCTAGAACAGTTGAACGGATTCGAACTTGCTGGTCGTCCGATGAAAGTAGGGAACGTAACTGAACGATTGGATGTAACAACACACGCATCCTTGGACACGGACGAGATGGATCGCAGTGGCATAGAACTCGGGGCCACCGGGCGATTGCAGCTTATGTTCAAATTAGCTGAAGGAGCGGGTCTCGCTGTtcctcgagctgctgctgacgcaCTCCTAGCAACCGCTCCGCAGCCTATGCCGCAACAACCCATCCATCAGTCGCCGCCAATTGCGACACAGTGTTTTCTGCTTTCGAACATGTTTGATCCGGCTACCGAAACTAACGCAAACTGGGATGTGGAAATTCAGGACGATGTGATAGAGGAATGCAATAAGCATGGAGGTGTGCAGCACGTTTATGTCGACAAGCAATCTCCTTCAGGTAACGTTTATGTCAAGTGTCCAAGTATTGCAACCGCCGTACTTGCCGTCAATGCATTACATGGACGTTGGTTCGCTGGTCGTGTTATAGGTGCGGCATACGTGCCTCTTATTAACTATTACAACCTATTCCCTGATGCGTCACAGGCTGTTACATTGTTGCAACCAAAACGATCAGGTTGAGAAAATTAACAGCCCAAGAAGACCTTCTGTTGTTTATAGCATCGCATAGAAATAAGTTTGACCGAATATTGTAGCCAATCTAAACTGGGAGAAGAACAACTTAGTGTCGCAATGCAAAGATACATGTTGAAAAGTatggtaaaaagaaaaaaaatcgtattaCCTTTTCCTCTAATTACGAAATACATGCAAATACATTTAGTTCTCTTGTATTCCATGTAAttcaaacttttccaataaaaAATAGAGATGGATAAATGTAGCCGAATGAGATCATAGCAGTTAAATAGAAGTGACATAGAAAAAGAGCAACTTCTCGCTTCTGTTTCCTAAACAGATATGTGATATTTAGCGAAATCCCTATCATGtttacacacgcgcacactcgTGAAAAAAATCGTATTGTTCGTATTCGTATAAATTCGTATTCGGACTTACAAGATGGGTAAATAGCtcaatttgaaaacaaaaaatatgttcaaGCTTTTTCTAAATCATCCTTTAAGCACCCCGATGTTTGACGAAATATAACTTGAATAATTGTTTtagttaaagcaaaaaaacgcaagctCCTATAAATCAACTGTATTTAACTTGCTCTTTTACAATACTTGGAGGTGTGTCAGCCCGGTATCATACATTAGACACGGCAGGAAATATGGTAACTAAACTACGCTCTGATGAGCTGATGATTTTCgtcaatttaaataaaaaatgcacgttttttttgtacaaatgcAGAGTAAATTTGGCTATGATTTAAACATCATTCAATGTTCAAACCCTGTTCAAACTGCTATTCGTAAAATATTCTGTAAGATAAGTTTGCAATAGTATCTCAATCCACGGCTACGAAATGTGCGCTTATTtcgattatgttttatttgttgtatGCTCAATGCTCTGCCGTTTTTTAGGGTTTATGGAGGAAAAACGTCTATTGCAATAGGATAAATctacgaaaatgaaaaaaaacacacacaagtaCATCAAGTAGCTTTTAAGAAGTCGAGTGAAAACGTAATGTCATTTAATAAAATACGATTAAGGATTTCGCTAAGGGTTTTAAGAATACTGAACACGCAGGAATATTAATCCTGCCAAAGTTGCGAATGAAACTAGAAAAAGTTAGTGAAAATGCGCTAAGCGATCTGTAAAAGATCGTAGCTCATTGCGGATTACGGAAATGCGAAATGCTATACATGAGACAATTTAAactatcaaaaacaaattggTATTTATTGTGGTAAAGTGTTTGAGCTATTccgaaattttattttattttgatacgTGCAGTACACATGCGTACGCCCACCACATCAGCTTCATATTACATGTTGTAGATgatcaaatttggcgattgcACATAAACAATATCATTCAACAAAATATATAGTGCTAGTTCAATATTTATTGCTGATCAACactcaaaacaaaatatacacTTTCTTCTTTACCATCAGATGTGTAATAACGTTTCCTCACTTCATTCTTGGCGATGTTGATCCCCCAGAGGAACTTGACGTTACCGGTGGTTTCAGTATGCCCTTTCGGCGCAAATATCGTACGATCAACGGTGTCGCGCCGAGAGTAATGCTAATTCTAACTGGTGCAAAAACCTTATGAATGGCGTAGGCAACTACGAATGtgccggcaccggcaccaACTTTGCTGGCCAAAGCAGAATCACCCCAACCCATGCGATCCAACAAGGCCAACATGTCTATTCCGCTGAAAAGatggaaaagtaaaaaaatatggaaGTTTTTAAAAAGAGATAGAACACTTTCGTATGATGATTTAAGATAAAAATGGTATTAGAACTGAAAAAGCTTCAGTGAACCAGTTAATGGAACGTTACTTCACACGTCCATCGTGTCACGAACCGAATACAAACCTAGACACGAGCAGATAACAGGTTCCTAAGGAAACGAGACTAATGCTGACATGGAATACAAGCACGGTGGAACCATACTCCTTGATTGCCTTTTTTAGCCGATCTTTGCGCGAAACGGGTACCGCATCGGGTAGCCGTTCCTTGTTAGTCACGGTTTTGGTTGaatcttttaaattttgatcgCTAGCAGCGGCGTTGCTAGGGTTAGTAGCTTGCGAGGATTTGTTATAAAGGAAAGAGGAAAATGCCAATAAATGTGACGAACTTGTTGAAAAAGCTCGCCCTGTGCCAAGCATACAAACATCAGAAAAGTGCCGCAGAGGCAAGGTCATCAAAAACGTTCTACGATCAGTACTGCCATGCGTGCGGAATACTGAGCGTGACAAACCTACTACCATCGTACCTTCGGGTTTGATCGGTCGGTCCTCATAGTTGCACCAATCCGAGCGTACCTCCTGGCGTAGATTGGTATAATGCGATGAATTAAGCTCGTGCGACAGAAATTTGCTCTCTTGTGCCCACGCACCGCCTGGCATGTTCAGATGCGTAAACTTGTGCATTCCACCGAAGGGACTGGGCACGTTGCTCTGCATAGCCGAATTTAGGCTGACGGCTCCGCTGCAATCGTACGATTCGACATGCGGATCGGTTTCCCTGGCACTCATGTCCACTGTGACATCTATACAAGACCCATCAACAGCGGCCACTTCAACTGGATTCGGTGCCAGCGATTGGTGCGCCAACATAGCGGAAGCGTTAATATCACGCGAACGCAGCGGCGAGAAACGGTTCGTTTCCGATGCACTAATGTTTGGCGGCAAAGGGAGTGGTGCTGCCAGTGGATAAGAGCGTTGAGCGGACATGTGCAGCCCGGAGGATTGGCCCACAGTCGTTTTTACAACCTGTCCAGCGGAGCCTAGAATGATGGTAACGGAAAAAAGTAAACTTGTACTCAAATTTGTAGATCGTAATTTGTATTCAAATTCCCGTCATCTATAAGCGGAATACAGAAATTTGCattgaaaatgatttaaacATGCATGAACCGGTATGAATGGTAATAGACTGACTTATATCCAGTCTACCAAAACAATCTAGTAGAATGTTCCTTAGATTAATCCAACCCACACGGCTAGTCATTTTTTGAACATATGTGTACGCTCCTATGTCTGAAACGTGACTcctggtttaaaaaaataacaaagcgttcatgtttctttgtttgcatttgcgaAATGAGAGTTCCGTCTGGATTTAAAAACAGTAAACCGGGTACAACGTGTCGCACCGTTAGCGGCAATGCATCACTTAAACCGGTTTCCAATGCAGTTTCTCTCCGGATGATGCTTTCTATCGGTGCATTCTTACTAATCCCGTACTCACCGTCCAACGCGCCGATGACACCGGTAGACATCGCCCTTTGGCCAGCCGCTTTTGCCAGAGCAACCTTGAAAACTTGTTGCACTTGCTGCGCCATTTCGTAACAAGCACTCGTGCAAATTCTTCTCTTTTATGCGACCTTGAACTTGACAATCTCAGTACTCTATGTGGTTTAGGCACGTACTTTGCAAATCGTTTATAAAAGCTTATTACGCTTCTGGTCTGATAAGTATTCTTGCTagtgaaaacgaaacgtgTTCCACATTCGACCAACGCTCAACCGTGACTGACTAAGGAACGTACAACCGAACCGTTTTTGCAGTCGCTTACCGCGAGAGCAAAACTATGCCTTTATGACACCCCGTCTCGCGCTTCAATCCGCAACACGATACCGTCGTGTCCCTCGTTGCTTGGTCCCCGCAGTGCCCGTTTCCGCCAGGAAAAGATATGTCGTCGTGTATTGTGCGTTTCAACTCGACTGCATCACCAGCTATCGCTTCtgcaagggtggaaaatttgaaaaaaatgcaaaacactAAATGAGAATGTGTGGGACCTCACAACGCCAAAGACTCTTCCAGAGCAAGTTACTTTTTCGAAATACCAAGGATGGGGGATGgctaaaaatattacaaagGCATATTGGCCGGCAAACATGATGGACAGCTGATTGATCACCGAAGCATCAAGCCGGGGGTTTCAGCTATAAGGCAAAGAAAGTGCTCATTATTGAGAAAGAACAAAGTCCTTTACTGACAGGTCCGCTGAACCTGCAGGTGCGTCCTGGGAAAAGTGATGGaaagttttaaaaaaatatgccagTCGCTACCTCGTCAGCTGATCAGTGCGTGATTTGCATGAACCGGTTCACACTAGGAACGATCATGCAAGTGGAAAAGCGCCGTTTCGGTTAATCGAGGAGAATTGGTTCAATTTAGCGACTATCATCATTTACTTTGCACACTTACGCTTCGCATATTCTTTTGTATTTGTAGGAGCTTCTCTCTGATACGACTGGAGCATCGTTATGATCAAATTTTGCATCCTTAATCAACTTAGACGTCTTCAATGTAACATTACATACAAGAATATAATATCCGTCTTTACGCTGATCTGAAGCTTACTATTCGCTGTAAGATCAGGGGATataaaaatgttcaactcTAGTAATAAGTGAAACACTGCTACCATAACCGGGTCAAAATCAAAAGTTTTATAAGTAGTCACAAAATAACTATACACTAAATGCGAATGAGGTTTTAAACCTCGTAAGCATGCGTACAGATGCCTGGTTTATGTGTTCGTGTTTTGAAATATTCTTGCGTTTGGCGTACTTACACGATACAAGTGGAATATATTCTACAAGTCCAAAAAGTTGCTTCTAAAACCTGCTacgaaataaataacacatTTTGGAAACGTCAATATTATGACAAATGACGTCATCAATCCCTTCAGCTAGCATGCAAATATCACGATTGTAACTTTACAGTTTGATTCCGTTTATTACAAAATGTAACTTTATATTTCTTCACACGTGTAGCTTTAATGTTTCTTCAACGATTCTCTGTATATCATGAGGAATCGTTTCGTCAGCACTGTTCGATGTGCATACATCACGTTGAGGCTCTATTTGAAACATTGACGCTAGCTCTTTTGAATCGTACGTTCTTTCAACAACCTTCAGTTCCCCAAGGAACACATTTTCTGTCGATATTGGCTTCTTTACATCCGTTTCGCGATACACAAGCTGTCTGCCATTCAGAAGGCGAAAGCTTGGAATATCTTCCTGATCACGCAACCAAAGCGGGCTCGTTAGCATCTGCTGCTTGATATAGTTGGACGCTTTGTAACATTCGCCACAACAGAAATTCTTCCTCTCCGTAATGTCGTAAACTTTGCTTCTTGTTACTGAAATCACGTACTGCTGCTTTGGTATGCTGTGAGAGTAATTTAACGAAATTGTAACATAATTACGGTAAATAGTTTTATCAATCCAAAGCATAAATATACATACTCAGTCAGTTTGTTGTCGCACAACGGGTAGCCGCAGATTTTCCCAATTGCCCGCTCCTGTACAATATCTTCCATATGGCATTGGTTGATGTCTTTGAGCATGAGGAGAAATTCATCCTCTACTCGGTCAGGTTCTATCAATGTTTCTACAATGCGCTGTGCTCTATCATTGCATTCCTTTTTCTTGCGTATAGCTTTTTGTAGTTGCTCCTTGCTTTAAGAGAGAAACCGTTCAGTATGACTAGCTGAATATCACATAACACATTAACAGAATACCTTATTACCTTAAATTCCTAGCACGTCGTGGTAGTTTTGTTCGATTTACTTTAGTTGGCGGCTCTTTTGGAGTATTGgtaaaaacattcaaatctTCGTTCCACATTTTACTGGTCTACGTCGTTAGCGTCAATATATGCATGGAATTAATTGAAATACTCTGCAATTCGTAAATACTACTTATGAAATTAAGACGCCCAAAGTAAATTTGTTCAGTAGGTATGGAATTCAACGAGCATTAactaaataataatataaacaaACTACAAACAACTAATATGTGCTGCGTGACAGCAGATCTCCAGCTGATGTCCGATGAAAATTATATTACAATTGATCTCAACTATTACTTTCAAATGCCGCAAatcgttttattgattttattctgctcgttgcatattttattcgcttttattCTACATTAGagtttttaattcatttttcaaatacAACATAACTATGTAATTTAATCAACAGAAAGGCTGACAACACTATTTCAGCAATTTTAATGACACAATTCAAGTTAGTTATATACTAATATATTGCCAGAGGCATGGTTCACATATAGTTCAAAAccttttttaaaaatttgctACCAATAAAATTAGTATATCATCGCTGGGACGTTATAACTTAAATTAACACTTATGCCGAACTACATGTCTCTTCAACAACGAAACCTGCGTGAAGCGTTTTCCACAATCATCGCAACCAAACGGTCGATCCCCGGTATGAATGCGTTCATGCAAAGTAAGGGAATGCTTTCTAGTATATGATGCGCCACATGTTGAGCAGCTGTATGGCTTTTCTCCTGTATGCCACAATTCGTGCCTTTTATGGTCCGATATGTGATAGAAACTTCTCGGACAAACGCTACATGTATAAGGTTTTTCACCTGTATGTAATCGGCAGTGAAGACGTAGGTGCTGCAACGTTTTAAAAGATGCACTGCAGTTATCGCAATGAAAcggtttttcatttgaatggCATGAGTTGATGTGCTCGttcatgtttcgttttcgagaAAAACTTTTAGGACAGTGCGGACAGCTAAAAGGTCGCTCAGTCCTATGACAAACCTGATGTGATTTCAGATTCACCTTAGAATAAAATCGTTTCTCACATTTATTACAAGGAAAAGGGCGTTCGTCAGTATGTGAACGCTCGTGAACGTTTAACTCTGCCTTGCTAGCCGCCATGAATGGACATTTCGAGCAGATAGATATCTTATTGTTATGATACAGTCGAATATACTTATGAATGCGTAAGTTTTTAGCTGAAAAAAAGGCTCTGAAACATATGTTACACTTAAACGGTCTTTCAAGTTCTTGAATTTCCTGATTTCGTCTAACTTTATCTGCATGTACTTGTTGCACGTGTATCAACAGTTCAGCTTCATTGTTAAAAACCTCCGAGCAATGCGTGACACAACAGAATCGTTTTACTTCTCGCTCACCACATTCTGCTTTATACTGCGAACATTCGCTAGCCAAATGCGTCAAACTTATATCGTCCGCTCTT encodes:
- the LOC128727425 gene encoding uncharacterized protein LOC128727425 isoform X2; amino-acid sequence: MAQQVQQVFKVALAKAAGQRAMSTGVIGALDGSAGQVVKTTVGQSSGLHMSAQRSYPLAAPLPLPPNISASETNRFSPLRSRDINASAMLAHQSLAPNPVEVAAVDGSCIDVTVDMSARETDPHVESYDCSGAVSLNSAMQSNVPSPFGGMHKFTHLNMPGGAWAQESKFLSHELNSSHYTNLRQEVRSDWCNYEDRPIKPEAE
- the LOC128725736 gene encoding putative RNA polymerase II subunit B1 CTD phosphatase RPAP2 homolog, yielding MWNEDLNVFTNTPKEPPTKVNRTKLPRRARNLSKEQLQKAIRKKKECNDRAQRIVETLIEPDRVEDEFLLMLKDINQCHMEDIVQERAIGKICGYPLCDNKLTDIPKQQYVISVTRSKVYDITERKNFCCGECYKASNYIKQQMLTSPLWLRDQEDIPSFRLLNGRQLVYRETDVKKPISTENVFLGELKVVERTYDSKELASMFQIEPQRDVCTSNSADETIPHDIQRIVEETLKLHV
- the LOC128727424 gene encoding RNA-binding protein 39 isoform X2 — protein: MKSSTFYDREPRREHISDKMAADDELNVEVLNLLEAPYKKEDDTSPIDNGTSNGEKKTKENGHSKSTRRSRDRERDRERERERDRDGESRSKKHRSRSPGRTRDKERRRSKERSKSRSPLRFDRLKDRSKEKERVKSDQHRSSGMEKRRSKERDHRRRSRERDYRRRSRSREPGRRRRSMSPKPYRGRGRGGSGGYYRDRSPPEEMSQEDRDARTVFCMQLSQRIHARDLEEFFSSVGKVRDVRLITCNKTKRFKGIAYIEFKDPESVSLALGLSGQKLLGIPISVQHTQAEKNRMASQPPAAPPKNPSGPMRLYVGSLHFNITEDMLNGIFEPFGKIDNIQLIMDADTGRSKGYGFITFHNADDAKKALEQLNGFELAGRPMKVGNVTERLDVTTHASLDTDEMDRSGIELGATGRLQLMFKLAEGAGLAVPRAAADALLATAPQPMPQQPIHQSPPIATQCFLLSNMFDPATETNANWDVEIQDDVIEECNKHGGVQHVYVDKQSPSGAAYVPLINYYNLFPDASQAVTLLQPKRSG
- the LOC128727424 gene encoding RNA-binding protein 39 isoform X1, coding for MKSSTFYDREPRREHISDKMAADDELNVEVLNLLEAPYKKEDDTSPIDNGTSNGEKKTKENGHSKSTRRSRDRERDRERERERDRDGESRSKKHRSRSPGRTRDKERRRSKERSKSRSPLRFDRLKDRSKEKERVKSDQHRSSGMEKRRSKERDHRRRSRERDYRRRSRSREPGRRRRSMSPKPYRGRGRGGSGGYYRDRSPPEEMSQEDRDARTVFCMQLSQRIHARDLEEFFSSVGKVRDVRLITCNKTKRFKGIAYIEFKDPESVSLALGLSGQKLLGIPISVQHTQAEKNRMASQPPAAPPKNPSGPMRLYVGSLHFNITEDMLNGIFEPFGKIDNIQLIMDADTGRSKGYGFITFHNADDAKKALEQLNGFELAGRPMKVGNVTERLDVTTHASLDTDEMDRSGIELGATGRLQLMFKLAEGAGLAVPRAAADALLATAPQPMPQQPIHQSPPIATQCFLLSNMFDPATETNANWDVEIQDDVIEECNKHGGVQHVYVDKQSPSGNVYVKCPSIATAVLAVNALHGRWFAGRVIGAAYVPLINYYNLFPDASQAVTLLQPKRSG
- the LOC128727425 gene encoding uncharacterized protein LOC128727425 isoform X1, yielding MAQQVQQVFKVALAKAAGQRAMSTGVIGALDGSAGQVVKTTVGQSSGLHMSAQRSYPLAAPLPLPPNISASETNRFSPLRSRDINASAMLAHQSLAPNPVEVAAVDGSCIDVTVDMSARETDPHVESYDCSGAVSLNSAMQSNVPSPFGGMHKFTHLNMPGGAWAQESKFLSHELNSSHYTNLRQEVRSDWCNYEDRPIKPEGTMVVGLSRSVFRTHGSTDRRAFSTSSSHLLAFSSFLYNKSSQATNPSNAAASDQNLKDSTKTVTNKERLPDAVPVSRKDRLKKAIKEYGSTVLVFHVSISLVSLGTCYLLVSSGIDMLALLDRMGWGDSALASKVGAGAGTFVVAYAIHKVFAPVRISITLGATPLIVRYLRRKGILKPPVTSSSSGGSTSPRMK